A portion of the Sulfurimonas hongkongensis genome contains these proteins:
- the pseF gene encoding pseudaminic acid cytidylyltransferase: MPRCVAIIPARGGSKRIPRKNIKDFFSKPLIAYSIETALKSKLFDRVIVSTDDEEIARTAKEYGAEVPFLRPSELSDDFTGVGAVVEHTLNSLKESGQDYDFYCLIYATAPLMQVKYLKEGFERLRDSDASKALSVTTMPFPIQRTFKITPEDRCQMFWPENFMKRSQDLEEAYQDAGQFYWKDIHKAAKDITFGSDTIPIVIPRHLVQDIDTLEDFKRAEFMYEAVKRSENEDR; encoded by the coding sequence ATGCCTAGATGTGTAGCCATAATCCCAGCACGAGGTGGAAGTAAACGCATACCTAGGAAAAATATAAAAGATTTTTTTTCTAAGCCACTTATTGCCTATAGTATCGAGACTGCACTAAAATCCAAACTCTTTGATAGAGTCATTGTGAGCACTGATGACGAGGAGATTGCTCGTACTGCTAAAGAGTATGGAGCAGAGGTTCCATTTTTGCGACCATCTGAGCTAAGTGATGACTTTACAGGAGTTGGAGCCGTCGTAGAACATACACTAAACTCTCTTAAAGAGAGTGGACAAGATTATGATTTCTATTGCCTTATATATGCTACTGCACCACTAATGCAGGTAAAGTACTTAAAAGAAGGATTTGAGAGACTAAGAGACTCAGACGCTTCAAAAGCTCTTAGCGTCACAACTATGCCCTTTCCTATTCAAAGAACATTTAAAATCACTCCAGAGGATAGATGCCAAATGTTTTGGCCAGAGAACTTTATGAAAAGAAGTCAAGATTTAGAGGAAGCTTATCAAGATGCGGGACAGTTTTATTGGAAAGATATCCATAAAGCAGCTAAAGATATCACATTTGGTAGCGATACCATACCCATAGTAATACCTAGACATTTAGTCCAAGATATTGACACGCTTGAAGATTTTAAGAGAGCTGAATTTATGTATGAAGCTGTAAAAAGAAGCGAAAATGAAGATAGGTAA
- the pseI gene encoding pseudaminic acid synthase: protein MKIGNFDLEKDGTYIIAELSANHNGSLQTALETIKAAKECGADAIKLQTYTADTITLNSQKDDFMIDGGTLWDGKNLYELYTEAYTPWEWHRELFEYARSIDIDIFSSPFDKSAVDFLEILNPSAYKIASFEITDYELIRYTALKMKPIIISTGIALESELQDAVDICREVGNENIILLKCTSAYPAPLEDANLLTIEDLAKRFDVVSGFSDHTLGSVAPIVAVSLGAKVIEKHFIIDKSIGGADAEFSMCAKDFKEMVQNIRDAEKLLGCVDYSMSDKKRKNREHARSIYVSKDIKKGELLSEKNLKSVRPSYGMHPKHLHKVLGTKATKDYKFGDRFEYPYKM from the coding sequence ATGAAGATAGGTAATTTTGACTTAGAAAAAGATGGTACTTACATAATTGCTGAACTCTCAGCAAATCATAATGGAAGTCTGCAAACTGCATTAGAGACTATAAAAGCGGCAAAAGAGTGTGGAGCAGATGCTATAAAACTCCAAACATATACTGCTGATACTATCACTTTAAACTCTCAAAAAGATGACTTTATGATAGATGGCGGAACTCTTTGGGATGGTAAGAATCTATATGAACTTTATACAGAAGCGTATACCCCGTGGGAGTGGCATAGAGAGTTGTTTGAGTATGCTAGAAGTATAGATATTGATATCTTCTCCTCTCCTTTTGATAAAAGTGCTGTTGATTTTTTAGAAATACTCAACCCATCTGCTTACAAGATAGCATCTTTTGAGATTACTGATTATGAACTCATTAGATATACTGCTTTAAAAATGAAACCTATCATTATTTCAACGGGTATTGCACTTGAGAGTGAACTGCAAGATGCAGTTGACATTTGTAGAGAAGTTGGGAATGAAAATATTATCTTGTTAAAATGTACGAGCGCTTATCCAGCACCTCTTGAAGATGCTAACCTTTTAACAATTGAAGATTTAGCAAAAAGATTTGATGTTGTAAGTGGATTTTCAGATCACACTTTAGGTAGTGTTGCACCTATAGTTGCAGTCTCCCTTGGAGCAAAAGTGATAGAGAAACACTTTATCATAGATAAGTCTATCGGTGGTGCAGATGCTGAGTTTTCTATGTGTGCAAAAGATTTTAAAGAGATGGTTCAAAATATTAGAGATGCAGAAAAACTTCTTGGCTGTGTTGATTATAGCATGAGCGATAAAAAGAGAAAAAATCGTGAACATGCGAGAAGCATTTATGTATCAAAAGATATAAAAAAAGGAGAACTCTTAAGTGAAAAAAACCTCAAATCTGTTCGCCCTAGTTATGGAATGCATCCAAAACATTTGCATAAGGTTTTAGGAACAAAAGCTACTAAAGATTATAAATTTGGGGATCGGTTTGAATATCCTTATAAGATGTGA
- the pseG gene encoding UDP-2,4-diacetamido-2,4,6-trideoxy-beta-L-altropyranose hydrolase, translated as MNILIRCDSSSSIGTGHVMRCLVLAKEFKDANIVFATQDLDKNINHKIVEAGYRVKLLKTNDLSEVVKLVTKLDIDLAIIDSYDIDYKYEKKLKEKTGVKILALDDTYEKHYCDILLNHNIYAKKKKYKNLVPKECEIRCGAKYTLLRDEFIKEKSRLKRKKQFKIQNSKVKIFLAMGGADTANINIDILKTLKNFNNIKVHLVTTDANKNLDRLKKYSKNRPWINLHINSNKIAKLIAKSDFAIVTPSVTVNEVYYLGLPMIAIKTAKNQRDMYKYLKKKKNLVLQKFNKNKLRKMVKKFGIVSHTIQDKIYE; from the coding sequence TTGAATATCCTTATAAGATGTGACTCTTCATCAAGCATCGGAACTGGACATGTTATGAGATGCTTAGTCTTAGCAAAAGAGTTCAAAGATGCAAATATAGTATTTGCTACTCAAGATTTAGATAAAAACATAAATCACAAGATAGTTGAAGCTGGATACAGAGTAAAACTTTTAAAGACAAATGATCTAAGTGAAGTTGTAAAACTCGTCACTAAACTAGATATAGATTTAGCCATCATTGATAGCTATGATATAGACTATAAGTATGAGAAAAAACTAAAAGAAAAAACAGGTGTTAAGATTTTAGCACTTGATGATACTTATGAAAAACACTACTGTGACATACTTTTAAACCATAATATTTATGCAAAAAAGAAAAAGTATAAAAACTTAGTGCCAAAAGAGTGTGAGATTAGATGCGGTGCAAAATATACTCTTTTACGAGATGAATTTATAAAAGAAAAGAGCAGATTAAAAAGGAAAAAACAATTTAAAATTCAAAATTCAAAAGTCAAAATTTTTCTAGCTATGGGAGGAGCTGATACCGCTAATATAAACATAGATATACTAAAGACACTAAAAAACTTTAACAACATCAAAGTGCACCTTGTAACTACAGATGCAAACAAAAACTTAGACAGACTAAAAAAATACTCAAAAAACAGACCTTGGATAAACCTACATATAAACTCAAATAAAATAGCGAAACTTATAGCAAAAAGTGACTTTGCAATAGTAACACCAAGTGTAACTGTAAATGAAGTATATTATTTAGGATTACCTATGATCGCGATAAAAACGGCAAAAAATCAAAGAGATATGTATAAATATCTAAAAAAGAAAAAGAATTTAGTATTACAAAAATTTAACAAAAATAAGCTTAGAAAAATGGTTAAAAAATTTGGGATAGTCAGTCATACTATACAGGATAAAATCTATGAATAA
- a CDS encoding ATP-grasp domain-containing protein, translating into MNKSILITSIGAKIPLIKAIARAKDDFDSTMKIIGADSNPNVFSRITVDDFCQIPPLEELSLEILLKYIQKYKIRYIIPTRDAELPFFSLHKKALADKGIVVFVADIEVVEFCYDKLRFYEIAKSTWAIETTLNIHELQVDSFVVKERFGSGAKNMGSDIGKAQAIEHAKKLQEPIFQPFIKGQEYSIDCYVDKNVVCRGVIVRSRDLVVNGESKITTIVHDENLAQKASDFVTYHKIQGHSVLQVLQNEKGSFLIECNARFGGASTLSDYAGLKSFLWFLQESNKEDLQVNITNKIIKQIRQDKDIYIES; encoded by the coding sequence ATGAATAAATCTATCCTCATAACTAGTATCGGTGCTAAAATCCCACTTATCAAGGCAATTGCAAGAGCAAAAGATGATTTTGACTCTACTATGAAAATAATTGGAGCTGATAGCAATCCTAATGTTTTTAGTCGAATTACAGTTGATGATTTTTGCCAAATCCCTCCTCTAGAAGAGCTATCACTTGAAATACTTTTAAAATATATACAAAAATATAAAATTAGATATATCATTCCAACACGAGACGCCGAGCTCCCTTTTTTTTCACTTCACAAAAAAGCATTAGCAGATAAAGGCATTGTTGTTTTTGTCGCTGATATAGAAGTGGTAGAATTTTGTTATGACAAACTTCGCTTTTATGAAATTGCTAAAAGTACTTGGGCAATTGAAACTACACTAAATATTCATGAGCTTCAAGTTGATTCTTTTGTAGTAAAAGAACGCTTTGGTTCTGGTGCAAAAAACATGGGATCTGATATTGGTAAAGCTCAAGCTATCGAACATGCTAAGAAACTTCAAGAACCAATTTTTCAACCATTTATCAAAGGACAAGAATACAGCATCGATTGCTATGTTGATAAAAATGTCGTGTGCAGAGGTGTTATAGTTCGTTCTCGTGATCTTGTAGTAAATGGTGAGTCAAAGATAACAACAATCGTACATGATGAAAATTTAGCACAAAAGGCTTCTGATTTTGTAACATATCACAAGATTCAAGGACATAGCGTACTTCAGGTGTTACAAAACGAAAAAGGTTCCTTTCTTATAGAGTGTAATGCACGCTTTGGAGGAGCTTCAACGCTAAGCGATTATGCTGGTCTAAAGAGCTTCTTATGGTTTTTACAAGAGTCCAACAAAGAAGATTTACAAGTGAATATTACAAATAAGATTATCAAGCAAATACGCCAAGACAAGGACATTTATATTGAAAGTTAA
- a CDS encoding HAD family hydrolase, whose translation MKVKVIVFDLDDTLYDEISFVKSGFYAVCKYFIPNNPDTMFNKMMEVLQEDGRGKVFDKTFIYFKLYTKQNIKKALTIYRTHLPKINLNSDAKKMLSFYKKQNIPLYIVTDGNKIVQTNKIKALELENLVNKAFITHRYGIIHAKPSAYCFTKIAKYENIDYKDIVYVADNINKDFVGIKELGFRTICIKQGMFQDVVKSEKFQAEKDIKSLLELKNILVCK comes from the coding sequence TTGAAAGTTAAAGTTATCGTATTTGATTTAGATGATACATTGTATGATGAAATCAGTTTTGTAAAAAGTGGTTTTTATGCAGTATGCAAATATTTTATACCTAACAATCCAGACACGATGTTCAATAAAATGATGGAAGTTTTACAAGAAGATGGTAGAGGTAAAGTTTTTGATAAAACATTCATATATTTTAAACTTTATACAAAACAAAACATTAAAAAAGCTTTGACAATTTATCGTACCCATTTACCAAAAATAAACCTTAACAGTGATGCAAAAAAGATGCTTAGTTTTTATAAAAAACAAAATATTCCTCTTTACATTGTCACAGATGGCAATAAAATTGTTCAAACAAATAAAATTAAAGCTTTAGAACTTGAAAATTTGGTAAACAAAGCTTTCATCACCCACCGATACGGTATAATACATGCAAAACCATCAGCTTATTGTTTTACAAAAATTGCGAAGTATGAAAACATAGACTATAAAGATATAGTATATGTTGCCGATAATATTAACAAAGATTTTGTTGGTATCAAAGAGCTTGGATTTCGCACTATTTGTATAAAACAAGGAATGTTTCAAGATGTTGTAAAATCAGAAAAGTTCCAAGCAGAAAAAGATATAAAGAGTTTACTTGAGCTTAAAAATATTTTAGTTTGTAAATAA
- a CDS encoding nucleoside-diphosphate sugar epimerase/dehydratase — protein sequence MCKEKILIFGVGVAGRALYRELNSTHNIIGFIDNNKRLDGTKYNNKKIHSLDKLPLLSFDKIAITGIWVNSMKNQLQSLNIKDSKIMEIADNAINFSTQSRTKETDNIMKNISQIFTDNKIDYYIIGSSLATLFRNKDLSSVADVDLFLTSQKDAISFYDFITTSPLFKEYDIEKVLYLEDEILVKKGDIKKIIISSKSIKAQEEPSIIDISIADFLDEKYMVRHGVNYIYIPKNLCEGLRYHKYKDLELQIPFLAEDYLCLLYGKNWIIPPKKWDQSDYGNLLSPVEVQKLKESLGAR from the coding sequence ATGTGTAAAGAAAAAATATTAATTTTTGGTGTAGGAGTAGCGGGTAGAGCACTCTATAGAGAACTAAACAGTACGCATAATATTATTGGATTTATAGATAACAACAAAAGACTAGATGGCACTAAATATAATAATAAAAAAATACACTCTTTAGATAAACTGCCACTTCTGAGCTTTGATAAAATAGCTATTACTGGTATATGGGTCAATAGTATGAAAAACCAACTACAAAGTCTGAATATCAAAGATAGCAAAATAATGGAAATAGCTGATAACGCTATAAATTTTTCTACTCAAAGCAGAACTAAAGAAACAGATAATATTATGAAAAATATATCTCAAATATTTACTGATAACAAGATAGATTACTACATAATCGGTTCATCACTTGCTACACTCTTTAGAAATAAAGATTTATCATCTGTAGCTGATGTTGATCTATTTTTAACATCACAAAAGGATGCGATTAGCTTTTATGATTTTATAACAACTAGCCCTTTATTTAAAGAGTACGATATAGAAAAAGTTCTTTACTTAGAAGATGAGATCCTAGTAAAAAAAGGCGATATTAAAAAAATCATAATCTCATCTAAATCTATAAAAGCTCAAGAAGAACCTTCCATCATTGACATAAGCATTGCTGACTTTTTGGATGAGAAGTACATGGTTAGACACGGAGTAAACTATATCTATATACCAAAAAATTTATGTGAGGGGCTTAGGTACCATAAATACAAAGACTTAGAGCTTCAGATACCTTTTTTAGCAGAAGACTATCTCTGTCTATTGTATGGAAAAAACTGGATAATCCCACCAAAAAAATGGGATCAGAGTGATTATGGAAACTTACTCTCTCCTGTAGAGGTGCAAAAACTAAAAGAGTCTCTTGGTGCAAGATAA
- the tagD gene encoding glycerol-3-phosphate cytidylyltransferase has translation MQDKTIITYGTFDMFHIGHLKLLQRLKKLGTKLIVAVSTDEFNTIKRKKTLIPFEQRILIVENIKCVDMVIAEHNWEQKANDIVKHNVDIFAMGDDWRGEFDFLKEYCEVLYLPRTQNISSTKMKTDLHEFIKLLD, from the coding sequence GTGCAAGATAAAACTATTATAACTTATGGAACTTTTGATATGTTTCACATTGGACATTTAAAACTTCTTCAAAGACTAAAAAAACTTGGTACAAAACTCATAGTAGCGGTTTCAACTGATGAGTTCAACACCATTAAGAGGAAAAAAACACTCATCCCTTTTGAACAGAGAATTTTGATAGTTGAAAATATTAAATGTGTTGACATGGTTATAGCAGAGCATAATTGGGAACAAAAAGCAAATGATATCGTAAAGCATAATGTAGATATTTTTGCTATGGGTGATGATTGGAGAGGAGAGTTTGACTTTTTAAAAGAGTATTGTGAAGTGCTTTATTTACCAAGAACGCAGAATATCTCTTCGACTAAAATGAAAACTGATTTGCATGAATTTATAAAATTATTAGATTAA
- a CDS encoding glycosyltransferase family 2 protein has translation MPEISVIVPVYNSSKYIKRCLSSIIEQTFKNFELIVINDGSTDNSGNIINKFKSKCNNIHVIHQKNQGVSKSRNLGISQSTSKYICFVDSDDAVESTMLEDLYSMAIKNDSDIIYSPYLKKLHDGSYVITSRGVLKSNNSQEALNPNLSSSICGQLYKKSLFIDNSIEFPDDLVYEDQLIAIQLLYFAKKTSTLQRAYYKYYSTPASITNEVSIKKIDDIFKIISIIREFYAKYFNPGEYEIHLLAKTLKLLSGYILKYLVVSKNIEQIEYLLEKIYDYKFFNKEIFSEVSLKYFGIYFSFASELITLEHYIVNFQSYKLFPKKTVNTCKRLLEVDANISFEYLITKALLKSNIYKIIIYGGGKIYSELKPLLKKNKIEVIGLIDKNLVCPNSLTLQNYFQEANNLPIVITSIAFANEIEQTIKNHPNYSNNCVIISAKNILNNIS, from the coding sequence ATGCCAGAAATCAGCGTAATTGTTCCAGTATACAACTCTTCAAAGTATATAAAAAGATGTTTAAGCTCAATTATTGAACAAACATTTAAAAATTTTGAATTAATTGTTATTAACGATGGCTCAACAGATAATAGTGGCAACATTATTAATAAATTTAAAAGCAAATGCAATAATATCCATGTGATTCATCAAAAAAATCAAGGCGTCAGTAAGTCTAGAAATTTAGGGATATCGCAATCTACTTCAAAGTATATTTGTTTTGTAGATAGCGATGATGCTGTAGAATCGACAATGCTTGAGGATTTATATTCTATGGCAATAAAAAATGATAGCGATATTATTTATTCTCCATATCTAAAAAAACTACATGATGGTTCTTATGTAATTACTTCACGAGGAGTTTTAAAAAGCAATAATTCTCAGGAAGCTTTAAATCCAAATTTATCTTCAAGTATTTGTGGTCAATTGTATAAAAAATCTCTCTTTATTGATAACAGTATTGAATTTCCTGATGATTTAGTTTATGAAGATCAATTAATAGCTATACAGCTGTTATATTTTGCAAAAAAAACATCTACACTGCAAAGAGCTTACTACAAATACTATAGTACTCCTGCTTCTATTACAAATGAAGTCAGCATCAAAAAAATTGATGATATATTCAAAATCATCTCAATAATACGAGAGTTTTATGCAAAATATTTTAATCCTGGAGAGTATGAAATTCATCTCTTAGCTAAAACATTAAAACTACTCAGTGGATATATTCTTAAGTACTTAGTGGTTAGTAAAAATATAGAACAGATTGAGTACTTATTAGAAAAAATTTATGATTATAAGTTTTTTAATAAAGAAATTTTTAGTGAAGTATCACTAAAATATTTTGGTATTTACTTCTCTTTCGCATCAGAACTTATTACTTTAGAACATTATATAGTGAATTTTCAAAGCTATAAATTATTTCCAAAAAAAACAGTAAATACTTGTAAAAGACTATTAGAAGTTGATGCAAATATTTCATTTGAGTATTTAATAACGAAAGCTTTACTAAAATCAAACATATACAAAATTATCATTTATGGCGGAGGAAAAATATATAGTGAACTTAAACCTTTACTGAAAAAAAACAAGATTGAAGTTATTGGATTGATAGATAAAAACTTGGTTTGTCCAAACTCATTAACACTACAAAATTATTTTCAAGAAGCTAATAATCTTCCTATTGTTATTACAAGCATTGCATTTGCAAATGAAATAGAACAAACTATTAAAAATCACCCAAACTATAGCAATAATTGTGTAATTATTAGTGCTAAAAATATTCTAAATAATATTTCATAA
- a CDS encoding glycosyltransferase family 2 protein, producing the protein MSGIRMKQSNHPKVTVVTVTYNAEQYLEQTIKSVAEQDYPNIEYIIIDGASTDGTIDIIKKYEKYIIYWISEPDGGIYDAMNKAIDAATGEWINFMNAGDSFCEKNTLSEVIKNLDSNTDLICGDIYYLENNKKTYRKAKGIDGGFNGIFCCHQALFTKTNIMKEKKFSLEFPIAADYNFVLSCFVKKYNFQFINFPIVDFLAGGFSEQENFRANIESIKILLDYSNDSKLARESNFYKSLHFDSNIDNFKFSKQFNSFYNSIESLSKKYSKIALYGYGTIGKTIHSLLKEKVSVIFDKNNFTITDVDVYSPEDILNFDFEIIIIAVLGRELKIKEQILNHGVNANKIIVLQL; encoded by the coding sequence ATGAGTGGTATAAGAATGAAACAAAGTAATCATCCAAAAGTAACAGTAGTAACGGTAACTTACAATGCTGAGCAATACCTAGAACAGACAATAAAAAGTGTAGCAGAACAAGACTATCCAAATATTGAATACATCATTATAGATGGTGCAAGTACAGATGGAACTATTGATATCATAAAAAAATATGAAAAGTACATAATATACTGGATAAGTGAGCCTGATGGTGGCATTTATGATGCTATGAACAAAGCCATAGACGCCGCAACTGGAGAGTGGATAAATTTTATGAATGCAGGGGATAGTTTTTGTGAAAAAAACACTCTCTCTGAAGTTATTAAAAATCTAGATTCTAATACTGATTTGATATGTGGAGATATTTACTATCTTGAAAATAATAAAAAAACATATAGAAAAGCTAAAGGCATAGATGGTGGCTTTAATGGTATTTTTTGTTGTCATCAAGCTTTATTTACAAAAACCAATATAATGAAAGAAAAAAAATTTTCTTTAGAGTTTCCCATTGCCGCTGATTATAATTTTGTATTGAGTTGTTTCGTTAAAAAATATAACTTTCAATTTATTAACTTTCCTATTGTTGATTTTTTAGCTGGAGGGTTTTCTGAACAAGAAAATTTTAGAGCAAATATTGAATCAATAAAGATACTATTAGATTATTCAAATGATTCAAAGTTAGCTAGAGAGTCTAATTTTTATAAATCACTCCATTTTGATTCCAATATAGATAACTTTAAATTCTCAAAGCAATTCAACTCTTTTTATAATTCAATAGAATCCTTATCAAAAAAATATTCTAAAATAGCACTATACGGATATGGAACTATTGGTAAAACTATACACTCTTTGTTAAAAGAAAAAGTTAGTGTTATTTTTGATAAAAACAATTTCACTATTACAGATGTAGATGTTTATTCACCTGAAGATATTTTAAATTTTGATTTTGAAATTATCATTATAGCAGTATTAGGAAGAGAGTTAAAGATTAAAGAACAGATTCTCAATCATGGCGTTAATGCAAATAAAATAATTGTATTGCAATTATGA
- a CDS encoding GDP-L-fucose synthase family protein, producing MNKSSKIYIAGHKGLVGSAIVKNLQSKGYTNLVSRTHQELDLLNQKDVEEFFKKEKPEYVILAAAKVGGIVANNTYRADFIYENLQVQNNVIHQSYRHKVKKLLFLGSTCIYPKDAPQPMSEDSLLTSPLEYTNEPYAVAKIAGIKMCESYNIQYGTNFISVMPTNLYGPNDNFDLETSHVLPALLRKMHEAKVDNLERVEIWGSGNPRREFMYSEDMADACVYLMEKIDFKEIQPSRHSQLDWESKSEIRNTHINIGTGIDISIKELANLIKEIVGFKGKLHFNTNKPDGTMLKLTDVTKLHNLGWRHKVELEEGIKTMYEWYKNETK from the coding sequence ATGAATAAATCAAGTAAAATATACATAGCAGGGCACAAAGGCTTAGTAGGTTCTGCTATAGTAAAAAACCTACAGTCAAAAGGTTACACAAATTTAGTATCTAGAACTCACCAAGAGTTAGATTTGTTAAATCAAAAAGATGTAGAAGAGTTTTTCAAAAAAGAAAAACCAGAGTATGTAATACTAGCCGCTGCAAAAGTTGGTGGAATTGTAGCAAACAACACATATAGAGCAGACTTTATCTATGAAAACCTTCAAGTCCAAAACAATGTCATCCATCAAAGCTACAGACATAAGGTAAAAAAACTACTCTTTTTAGGAAGCACCTGCATCTACCCTAAAGATGCACCGCAACCTATGAGCGAAGACTCACTTTTAACTAGCCCATTAGAGTACACAAATGAGCCATACGCTGTAGCAAAGATAGCGGGCATCAAGATGTGTGAGAGCTACAACATCCAGTATGGCACAAACTTTATAAGCGTAATGCCTACAAACCTTTATGGACCAAATGATAACTTTGACCTAGAAACATCACATGTCTTGCCAGCACTTTTACGAAAGATGCACGAAGCAAAAGTAGATAATCTAGAAAGAGTAGAAATCTGGGGAAGTGGTAACCCTAGACGTGAATTTATGTACAGTGAGGATATGGCTGATGCTTGTGTATATCTGATGGAGAAAATAGACTTTAAAGAGATCCAACCATCCCGTCATTCTCAGCTTGACTGGGAATCTAAAAGTGAGATCCGCAACACACATATAAACATCGGCACAGGTATAGACATAAGCATAAAAGAGTTAGCAAACCTTATAAAAGAGATAGTAGGTTTCAAAGGTAAACTTCACTTTAACACAAATAAGCCAGATGGCACAATGTTAAAACTAACAGATGTTACAAAGCTACATAATCTTGGCTGGAGGCATAAAGTAGAGCTTGAAGAAGGAATTAAAACTATGTATGAGTGGTATAAGAATGAAACAAAGTAA
- a CDS encoding GDP-mannose 4,6-dehydratase has protein sequence MNKQKVALITGITGQDGSYLAEFLLKKGYEVHGIKRRSSLFNTDRIDHLYQDPHVEYRNLILHFGDMTDSMNLTRIIQETQPDEIYNLAAMSHVAVSFETPEYVANADGTGTLRILEAVKLLGLTAKTKIYQASTSELYGKVQETPQSETTPFYPRSPYAVAKIYAYWITVRDFVKLSFEYCGIKLRFEGIGVDEVGIIKSIDEVKYKEALAKSTLFIKHNPQLKINQVVVCVDPRYFRPTEVDLLLGDPSKAERKLGWSREFNLQDLVNDMMKSDLKLMTKDVYLKDGGYNTMSYYE, from the coding sequence ATGAATAAACAAAAAGTAGCACTTATAACTGGAATTACAGGACAAGATGGAAGTTATTTAGCAGAGTTTTTACTAAAAAAAGGCTATGAAGTTCACGGCATAAAAAGAAGAAGTTCACTTTTTAACACCGATAGAATAGATCATCTATACCAAGACCCCCATGTAGAATATAGAAACCTAATATTACACTTTGGGGATATGACAGACTCTATGAATTTAACACGAATTATTCAAGAAACTCAACCAGATGAGATATATAATCTAGCTGCTATGAGTCATGTTGCAGTATCTTTTGAAACACCTGAGTATGTGGCTAATGCTGATGGAACAGGAACGCTTAGAATTTTAGAAGCTGTAAAACTACTAGGCTTGACTGCTAAAACAAAAATATATCAAGCATCTACTTCTGAACTATATGGAAAAGTACAAGAAACACCACAGAGTGAAACAACACCTTTTTACCCAAGAAGCCCTTATGCAGTAGCAAAAATATACGCTTATTGGATAACAGTAAGAGACTTTGTAAAACTATCTTTTGAATACTGCGGAATTAAGCTTAGGTTTGAAGGAATTGGAGTAGATGAAGTTGGAATTATAAAGAGCATAGATGAAGTAAAATATAAAGAAGCGTTAGCTAAATCTACACTATTTATAAAACATAATCCACAATTAAAAATTAACCAAGTAGTAGTTTGTGTTGATCCTAGATATTTTCGCCCAACTGAAGTTGACTTACTACTAGGGGATCCATCCAAAGCTGAAAGAAAACTAGGCTGGAGTAGAGAATTTAACTTGCAAGATTTAGTAAACGATATGATGAAGTCAGACTTAAAACTCATGACAAAAGATGTTTACCTAAAAGATGGTGGGTACAATACTATGAGTTATTACGAATAG